One window of the Salvia miltiorrhiza cultivar Shanhuang (shh) chromosome 6, IMPLAD_Smil_shh, whole genome shotgun sequence genome contains the following:
- the LOC130988739 gene encoding SPX domain-containing protein 4 → MKFGKEFRIHLEETLPEWRDKYLQYKPLKKLLKNIPAANPLPYGPLPELHEWFVGILNEELEKFNDFYVDKEEDFIIRFQALKERIERLKARGSTNLVFTSETEFSEEMMEIRKDFVSIHGEMVLLKNYSSLNFAGLIKILKKYDRRTGELLSLPFTQLAVHQPFFMTEPVTGLVRECEANLEVLFPLEAEVVESMSVEQKQTHADLPNASSEAKVPLGEETVDIYRSTLAAIKAIQCLKKASSTYNPLSLSYIFGNQDNDVTGAVTAENSPRDSFVTLPNEEEATEDVHSPV, encoded by the exons ATGAAATTCGGGAAAGAATTCAGGATTCATTTGGAAGAAACCCTACCTGAGTGGAGGGACAAGTATTTGCAGTACAAGCCCCTGAAGAAGCTTCTCAAGAATATTCCGGCTGCCAATCCGCTGCCGTACGGCCCCTTGCCGGAGCTTCACGAGTGGTTTGTCGGAATTCTCAACGAGGAGCTCGAAAAGTTCAACGATTTCTACGTCGATAAAGAGGAAGACTTCATCATCCGCTTCCAG GCATTAAAGGAAAGAATAGAGAGATTGAAGGCAAGAGGAAGCACGAATTTGGTGTTTACATCCGAGACTGAATTTAGCGAAGAGATGATGGAGATAAGGAAGGATTTCGTCTCCATCCATGGGGAGATGGTCCTCCTAAAAAACTACAGCTCTCTTAACTTTGCAG GTCTTATCAAGATTTTGAAGAAATATGATAGACGAACTGGGGAATTGTTGAGTCTACCTTTTACTCAGCTTGCTGTCCACCAGCCTTTCTTTATGACTGAACCAGTCACGGGATTAGTTCGTGAGTGTGAAGCAAATCTGGAGGTCCTCTTTCCACTGGAAGCAGAGGTTGTCGAGTCAATGTCCGTTGAACAGAAGCAGACACATGCTGATCTACCAAATGCTTCTTCGGAAGCAAAAGTGCCGCTCGGTGAAGAAACTGTAGATATATATAGGAGTACCCTTGCTGCAATTAAAGCTATACAATGCCTTAAGAAGGCAAGCTCCACCTATAATCCTCTGTCACTATCGTATATCTTCGGAAACCAAGATAACGACGTCACAGGGGCAGTAACAGCAGAAAACTCGCCTCGTGATTCTTTTGTAACCCTGCCTAATGAAGAGGAGGCAACTGAAGATGTTCATTCCCCCGTGTAA
- the LOC130988738 gene encoding phosphate transporter PHO1 homolog 9-like yields MKFGKEFSSQMVQEWQGAYMDYTHLKKHLKTILKFRQQQQQNGFTRRRSALHRAFSGLTGWSSPRTREEESVMIPHTTHYQALLTRLSEEGAEHELHFFKKLDLEFDKVRAFHEGKLQGVKDAAAQLTQQMDALIALRIRVQKPHLTPPAVSARTSLAADMDVIQQVGEISEQKESLRPAPLQLLEHVKINVDPDTPVSTLKNVVMSSKLELSFSKDELRRAEKKMRKAFVEFHQQLRLLKSYSFLNMLAFSKIMKKYDKITSRNASKTYLQIVDTSSLGSSDEVYKLIGKLEASFIKHFANGNRREGMKVLRPGAKRERHGATFLLGLFTGCCIALIAAIVVSVHARDLLQHNGGRQYMKTIFPLYSLFGYIVLHMIMYGANTYFWTRLRVNYPFIFGCKPGTSLGFREVLLVASGLSVLTLAAVLAHLDLDMDLETEKFRLLTELLPLFLVTVVLAITFCPFNVIYRSSRFFLIRSTWHCICAPLYKVTFIDFFLADQMTSQIQAIRSLQFYICYYVWGDFRKRSSECTNNSTYKFLYIAVAVIPYWLRLLQCLRRVFEEKNAMQGLNGLKYLSTVVALVMRSVYDITAQNGNPSAFWRIMAAATSGITTIYNTYWDIIVDWGLLRKKAKNRWLRDKLLISNKAVYVVAIVLNILLRLVWMQLVLDFHLPFLHRNAMVSVVACLEILRRGIWNFFRLENEHFSNVENYRAFKSIPMPFYYEQESVRRHDL; encoded by the exons ATGAAGTTCGGAAAGGAGTTCTCTTCGCAGATGGTGCAAGAATGGCAGGGAGCATACATGGACTACACCCACCTCAAGAAACACCTCAAAACCATCCTCAAAttccggcagcagcagcagcagaatgGCTTCACTCGGCGGAGGTCGGCCTTGCACAGGGCCTTCAGCGGCCTAACCGGGTGGAGCTCGCCCAGGACCAGAGAGGAAGAGTCTGTGATGATCCCACACACCACCCATTACCAGGCCTTGCTCACCAGGCTCTCCGAGGAAGGCGCCGAGCACGAGCTCCACTTCTTCAAGAAGCTCGACCTCGAGTTCGACAAGGTGAGGGCCTTCCACGAGGGGAAGCTTCAAGGGGTCAAGGACGCCGCCGCACAGCTCACCCAACAGATGGATGCTCTCATTGCTTTGAGGATCAGAGTCCAGAAGCCCCACCTAACGCCGCCTGCTGTTTCTGCAAGAACCAGCCTTGCTGCTGATATGGATGTGATTCAACAAGTAGGTGAGATTAGTGAGCAGAAGGAGAGTTTGAGGCCTGCACCTCTGCAACTTTTGGAGCATGTGAAGATCAATGTTGATCCTGATACCCCCGTCTCCACCCTCAAGAACGTCGTCATGAGCTCCAAGCTCGAGCTGTCGTTCAGCAAGGACGAGCTGCGCAGGGCCGAGAAGAAGATGCGCAAGGCCTTCGTCGAGTTTCACCAGCAGCTTCGCCTTCTCAAGAGCTACAG TTTCTTGAATATGCTTGCCTTCTCCAAGATTATGAAGAAATATGACAAG ATAACTTCAAGGAATGCTTCAAAAACTTACTTGCAAATAGTGGACACCTCGTCCCTTGGCAGCTCGGACGAG GTTTACAAACTCATCGGAAAACTAGAGGCATCGTTTATCAAGCACTTCGCCAATGGAAACCGAAGAGAAGGGATGAAGGTGTTGAGACCTGGAGCCAAAAGGGAGAGGCACGGGGCAACGTTTCTCCTAGGTCTATTCACCGGCTGCTGCATAGCTCTGATTGCTGCTATCGTCGTCTCTGTCCATGCTCGTGATCTCCTGCAACACAACGGAGGAAGGCAGTATATGAAGACCATATTCCCACTCTATAG CTTGTTTGGATACATCGTCCTACACATGATCATGTACGGCGCGAACACCTATTTCTGGACGCGTTTAAGAGTGAACTACCCTTTTATATTCGGCTGCAAACCAGGGACATCACTTGGCTTCAGAGAAGTCTTGCTTGTTGCCTCCGGGCTCTCTGTACTCACCCTGGCTGCTGTCCTCGCTCATCTCGACTTGGATATGGATCTAGAGACGGAGAAGTTCCGATTACTAACTGAACTGCTTCCGCTCTTCCTAGTGACT gtTGTGCTTGCTATAACGTTTTGTCCCTTCAACGTTATATACCGTTCCAGTCGTTTCTTCCTCATTCGTTCAACGTGGCACTGCATCTGCGCTCCTCTCTACAAG GTTACTTTCATTGATTTCTTCTTGGCAGATCAGATGACGAGCCAG ATTCAGGCCATCAGAAGTCTGCAATTCTATATATGCTACTATGTATGGGGAGACTTCAGAAAGAGATCGAGCGAGTGCACAAACAACAGTACTTACAAGTTTCTATACATAGCCGTAGCTGTTATCCCATACTGGTTGCGCCTCCTTCAG TGCCTCCGTCGTGTGTTTGAGGAGAAAAACGCCATGCAGGGCCTCAACGGCCTAAAGTATTTGTCAACAGTTGTGGCTCTGGTGATGAGGTCAGTGTATGATATCACTGCACAAAATGGCAATCCATCGGCGTTTTGGAGGATCATGGCTGCAGCAACCTCAGGAATCACGACCATCTACAACACGTATTGGGATATCATAGTGGATTGGGGTCTCCTGCGAAAGAAAGCCAAGAACAGATGGCTCAGAGATAAGCTTCTGATATCAAACAAAGCTGTATATGTAGTAGCTATA GTGCTCAACATACTTCTGAGACTTGTATGGATGCAGCTGGTTCTTGATTTCCATCTCCCATTTCTCCACAGAAATGCCATGGTCTCTGTCGTTGCATGCTTGGAGATACTTCGTCGTGGCATTTGGAACTTCTTCAG GTTGGAGAATGAGCACTTCAGCAACGTGGAAAATTATAGGGCATTCAAGTCCATACCTATGCCATTCTACTATGAACAAGAGTCAGTTAGGAGACATGATTTATGA